The following are encoded in a window of Solibacillus sp. FSL R7-0668 genomic DNA:
- a CDS encoding globin-coupled sensor protein: MFFKREKYEAQAVDLGQVQVKLEVEENSEIKKQLQMLNLTVEDLKYLKIFKPHVDENIDSIVDTFYKNLGMEQSLVTIINDHSSVERLKVTLKRHISEMFDGVIDSEYFEKRKKIARVHVHIGLKTKWYIGAFQSILTDFISLVQRHIKQDSQRYHTIAAMSKILNFEQQVVLEEYELVIDVLKEKLGQEKREVSNAIIGSSANLAAISEQTNASFHQLTSQSEVMVAYVKKAINYSEMTTEQAHQGKTQIQQQAVSMKAIQHSVEIISEEMDKMAEISKEMESTMSIVSDVANQTNLLALNAAIEAARAGEAGKGFAVVSGEVRKLSEQTKESATNVAALLRNTHIRTTKLQESLKEIKAAVSNGEESMHDTEIQFNAIVESVQAAKAQNHLVEQESEQIGEVILELGSAFDEVTYAADALANVSQSLKD; this comes from the coding sequence ATGTTTTTTAAGAGGGAAAAATACGAAGCACAAGCAGTAGATTTGGGACAAGTACAAGTGAAGTTAGAGGTTGAAGAAAATTCAGAAATAAAAAAGCAACTGCAAATGTTAAATTTAACAGTAGAAGATTTAAAATACTTAAAGATTTTTAAACCGCATGTAGATGAAAATATCGACTCGATTGTCGATACATTTTACAAAAATTTAGGTATGGAACAGAGCTTAGTGACAATTATTAATGATCATAGCTCAGTGGAACGCTTGAAAGTAACATTAAAGCGTCATATTAGTGAAATGTTTGATGGTGTCATCGACTCGGAATATTTCGAAAAACGGAAAAAAATTGCTCGTGTGCATGTTCATATCGGGCTGAAAACGAAATGGTATATCGGTGCGTTTCAAAGTATACTCACAGATTTTATAAGCCTTGTACAACGGCATATTAAACAGGATAGCCAGCGCTACCATACGATCGCAGCGATGTCAAAAATACTAAATTTTGAGCAACAGGTTGTTCTTGAGGAATATGAGCTTGTGATTGATGTTTTGAAGGAGAAATTAGGGCAAGAAAAGCGGGAAGTGAGCAATGCGATTATCGGATCCTCAGCGAACTTAGCCGCAATTTCAGAGCAAACAAATGCGTCCTTCCATCAATTGACTAGCCAATCAGAAGTGATGGTTGCATATGTAAAAAAAGCGATAAACTATTCTGAAATGACAACTGAGCAGGCGCATCAAGGAAAGACTCAAATTCAGCAGCAAGCCGTTAGTATGAAGGCAATTCAACATTCAGTGGAAATCATTTCCGAGGAAATGGACAAGATGGCAGAAATCTCAAAAGAAATGGAATCTACCATGAGCATCGTATCAGATGTTGCCAACCAAACGAATTTATTAGCATTAAATGCGGCGATTGAAGCGGCACGTGCTGGAGAAGCTGGGAAAGGCTTTGCAGTAGTATCAGGAGAGGTACGCAAGCTTTCAGAGCAAACGAAGGAATCTGCAACGAATGTGGCAGCGTTACTGCGTAATACACATATTCGCACAACCAAGCTTCAAGAATCACTAAAAGAAATTAAAGCAGCGGTCAGTAATGGCGAAGAAAGTATGCATGATACAGAAATACAGTTTAATGCCATTGTAGAATCTGTGCAGGCAGCAAAGGCGCAAAACCATTTAGTAGAACAAGAATCGGAGCAAATTGGCGAGGTTATTTTAGAACTAGGCAGTGCGTTTGATGAAGTAACTTACGCAGCCGATGCATTAGCCAATGTTTCGCAGTCCTTAAAAGATTAA
- a CDS encoding chemotaxis protein — MFMTTIPQFSSHQDESTIRSLHQVLAEQRENLTTLCTIVEYLKGFSQTGLDSNDVIKYNQKIQIMSEKQTKRYYTIDQLINTNIFQMKKGKTTDNTALVYGKEVRKIESGIRTLKLFVNDAINMLDPQQHLENRSEERIRYFEKRSAAIEAEMNALSKRIQ; from the coding sequence ATGTTTATGACTACAATTCCGCAATTCTCTTCTCATCAGGATGAGAGCACAATTCGCAGTTTACACCAAGTGTTGGCAGAGCAACGAGAAAATTTAACAACATTATGTACGATTGTGGAATACTTAAAGGGCTTTAGTCAGACGGGACTAGATAGTAACGATGTCATTAAATACAATCAAAAAATTCAAATTATGAGTGAGAAACAAACGAAACGTTATTATACGATTGATCAACTAATTAATACAAATATTTTTCAAATGAAAAAGGGCAAAACGACAGATAATACCGCACTTGTTTATGGAAAAGAGGTCCGAAAGATTGAATCGGGCATCCGTACGTTAAAATTGTTCGTAAATGATGCGATCAATATGCTAGATCCTCAGCAACATTTAGAGAATCGGAGTGAGGAACGTATTCGCTATTTCGAAAAGCGTTCAGCTGCTATTGAGGCGGAAATGAATGCTTTATCAAAACGAATCCAATAG
- a CDS encoding tetratricopeptide repeat protein, which yields MQTKQQFNAWLSKYNIDKVQWLEHYALSEKGNVQSILAIALLYKAHQHFEEASLWLQKAVALEDVEAMYELGNIYFEIEDETHAYRLYEQAAQLGHPDAMNNLADMYLNGEGTVLNEPLALQWFVKAAEQDVVEAMFTLGMMYEQGLGVVVDEQQAYHYYEQSANGGDVEGLYRMGMVYLEGELGQQPNVARAISFFEQAAEQFHMDALFNLGYLYEHEFGMIAKAIHYYKQASLAGDIEATKKLIDVYERTNDEQLSTWQQRLMLLQQAEE from the coding sequence GTGCAAACAAAGCAACAATTTAATGCTTGGCTCAGCAAATATAATATAGATAAGGTGCAATGGCTGGAGCATTATGCATTATCTGAAAAAGGTAATGTGCAATCTATACTGGCGATTGCATTATTATATAAAGCACATCAGCATTTTGAAGAGGCGAGCTTATGGTTACAAAAGGCTGTCGCATTGGAGGATGTGGAGGCGATGTATGAGCTTGGTAATATCTATTTTGAAATAGAAGATGAAACGCATGCATATAGATTGTATGAACAGGCCGCACAGCTAGGACATCCAGATGCAATGAATAATTTAGCAGATATGTATTTGAACGGTGAGGGAACGGTGCTAAATGAACCACTAGCTTTACAGTGGTTTGTCAAGGCGGCTGAACAGGATGTTGTCGAAGCAATGTTTACGCTGGGGATGATGTATGAGCAAGGCTTAGGTGTCGTGGTAGATGAGCAACAGGCATACCATTATTACGAGCAATCTGCAAATGGTGGTGATGTAGAGGGCTTGTATCGGATGGGAATGGTGTATCTTGAAGGGGAGCTTGGGCAGCAACCAAACGTAGCGCGTGCGATTTCATTTTTTGAACAAGCAGCGGAGCAATTTCATATGGATGCGTTGTTCAATCTAGGCTATCTCTATGAGCACGAATTTGGGATGATAGCAAAAGCAATTCATTATTACAAACAAGCCAGTCTTGCTGGAGATATCGAGGCAACAAAGAAATTGATCGATGTTTACGAGCGTACAAACGACGAACAACTTTCTACATGGCAGCAAAGATTAATGCTTCTCCAACAGGCAGAGGAATGA
- a CDS encoding LysR family transcriptional regulator, giving the protein MEIEQLQYFRTVATMQHMTRAAEVLAISQPALSKSIASIEQQLGVPLFNREGRSIYLNRFGELFLKSVEIILEEYERIREEFEDIIKPGSGEVSFGFIHTLGMEVVPELIAATTKQFPNMQFSLTQATSLNLMKRLEEGAIDLCLSQKIESKVIDIETEELFMEELFVIVPTTHPLTKQTEVKLEDVQNETFIAIKKGNSLRQLVDELFLDAGIELKTAFAAEEMHTVAGFVGAGMGISLIPNIKGLDHYKVKRLKVDPPCYRSVGVSWAKNRYLPPAAAEFKQYLVDYFKQREE; this is encoded by the coding sequence ATGGAGATTGAACAGCTTCAATATTTCAGAACCGTTGCTACAATGCAACATATGACGCGGGCTGCAGAGGTTTTAGCAATTTCCCAACCGGCGTTAAGTAAGTCAATTGCTAGTATCGAGCAACAGTTAGGTGTGCCACTATTTAATCGTGAAGGGCGCTCTATTTATTTAAATCGTTTTGGCGAGCTATTTTTAAAAAGTGTGGAAATTATTTTAGAGGAATACGAGCGCATTCGAGAGGAATTTGAAGATATTATTAAGCCTGGTTCAGGGGAAGTATCATTTGGCTTTATTCATACATTAGGTATGGAAGTAGTGCCAGAGCTTATTGCGGCAACGACAAAGCAATTTCCAAACATGCAATTTTCTTTAACACAGGCGACCTCACTTAATTTGATGAAACGGCTAGAGGAAGGGGCCATCGATTTATGTCTTTCACAAAAGATTGAATCAAAAGTAATTGATATTGAAACCGAGGAACTATTTATGGAAGAATTATTTGTAATTGTTCCAACGACGCATCCGTTAACCAAACAAACGGAAGTGAAGCTAGAGGATGTACAAAATGAAACATTCATCGCCATTAAAAAGGGAAATTCGTTGCGACAATTAGTTGATGAATTATTTTTAGATGCAGGAATCGAACTGAAAACTGCTTTTGCAGCAGAAGAAATGCATACGGTGGCGGGTTTTGTTGGCGCGGGTATGGGTATTTCACTGATTCCGAATATTAAAGGGCTGGATCATTACAAAGTGAAGCGGCTAAAGGTAGATCCGCCTTGTTATCGTTCGGTAGGCGTTTCATGGGCAAAAAATCGGTATTTGCCACCAGCTGCTGCAGAATTCAAGCAATATTTAGTCGATTATTTTAAGCAAAGAGAAGAGTGA
- a CDS encoding alpha/beta hydrolase gives MKLIAPKPFTIESGKRAVLLLHGFTGNTNDVKRLGKYLADRNYTVHAPLYKGHGAGPDLLIQSNPTEWWNSVIEGYDDLKNRGYDEIAVAGVSLGGIFSLKLGEERPTKAIVTMSAPAMSKSTDSLQNRIVDYAINYKKLSGTYDEAIDSRTKIAELMKMPSLNYLQNMINETSEKLNVIQTPVHILRGLEDDEYYCESADLIYSSVNSRIKSVKTFINSGHILTLGKERELVFEEIYRFFEGLKWQN, from the coding sequence ATGAAACTCATCGCGCCCAAACCTTTTACAATCGAATCAGGAAAACGGGCTGTTCTTTTATTACACGGTTTTACTGGAAACACAAATGATGTAAAACGTTTAGGAAAATATTTAGCTGATCGTAACTACACGGTGCATGCGCCTTTATATAAAGGTCATGGCGCTGGTCCAGATTTATTAATTCAATCCAACCCCACTGAATGGTGGAATAGTGTTATTGAAGGCTACGATGACTTAAAAAATCGTGGCTATGATGAAATTGCTGTAGCCGGAGTTTCCCTTGGCGGTATTTTCTCACTAAAGCTTGGTGAAGAACGCCCAACAAAAGCGATTGTTACAATGTCTGCTCCTGCCATGTCAAAATCAACAGATAGCTTACAAAATCGTATCGTCGATTATGCCATTAACTATAAAAAATTATCTGGTACATACGACGAAGCGATTGATAGCCGTACCAAAATTGCGGAGCTTATGAAAATGCCTTCGTTAAATTATTTGCAAAATATGATTAACGAAACGAGCGAAAAACTAAATGTCATTCAAACACCGGTTCACATTTTACGTGGACTTGAGGATGATGAATATTACTGCGAAAGTGCTGACTTAATATACAGTTCTGTTAACTCTCGCATCAAGTCTGTCAAAACGTTCATTAACTCTGGTCATATTTTAACATTAGGTAAAGAGCGTGAGTTAGTTTTTGAAGAAATTTATCGTTTCTTTGAAGGATTAAAGTGGCAAAATTGA
- a CDS encoding S-layer homology domain-containing protein — protein MKKFSILAAFILVLQLVLPVSLSASAEQSSEAFNYLALGDSLAAGMNEKGEMGLGYADFIAQYFGIQEEPIQYNKGFAYPGYTTVNVLNDIENNVSKPIFNLDGQSQQTVTIHEAIKEADLITLSVGANDILKNVKRTEAGDFSYDAAGVLQAIQQVSANYKKIFDSIYALNPDVDIVVMGLYNPYPYLQDATMQEQLKALVTTINNSMKTVVEANEGIFSDVSALIAENTQTFLTNPNNIHLTEAGYDAVGMIMMEDYFAAILADLENEFTDIVIDEAPFTDIQNHWAKEYIDVAYYYGMMKGNEDGTFKPDVKVTRAQAISVIVRAFELEATKAAPFKDISQYPQDTQNEIAAAYEAGLILENGGIFNPKGQITRAQLALILLRLSNGFVGEEYVPETIAPFKDIANFDRETQVAITFLYDIGVVDGTSATTFSPKDNLTRAQLAKILVLAMSEQ, from the coding sequence ATGAAGAAGTTTAGCATATTGGCAGCATTTATTTTAGTATTACAACTTGTATTACCTGTATCTTTATCAGCATCTGCTGAACAATCAAGCGAGGCATTCAATTATTTAGCTTTGGGGGATTCTCTTGCAGCTGGAATGAATGAAAAAGGTGAAATGGGTCTTGGTTATGCTGATTTTATCGCACAATATTTCGGTATTCAAGAAGAGCCAATCCAATATAATAAAGGTTTTGCTTATCCAGGCTATACAACGGTCAATGTATTAAATGATATTGAAAACAATGTATCAAAGCCTATTTTTAATTTAGATGGTCAATCACAACAAACAGTAACGATTCATGAGGCAATCAAAGAAGCAGATTTAATCACATTAAGTGTAGGAGCTAATGATATATTAAAAAATGTGAAGCGTACGGAAGCAGGCGACTTTTCATATGATGCTGCGGGTGTGCTCCAAGCGATCCAACAAGTTTCAGCAAACTATAAGAAAATATTTGATAGCATTTACGCATTGAATCCAGATGTAGATATTGTTGTGATGGGCTTATACAATCCATATCCATACTTACAAGATGCAACAATGCAAGAGCAATTAAAAGCGCTTGTTACAACAATCAATAATTCGATGAAAACGGTAGTAGAAGCAAACGAAGGTATTTTTTCAGATGTATCCGCATTAATTGCGGAAAATACACAAACATTTTTAACGAATCCGAACAATATCCATTTAACCGAAGCGGGCTATGATGCAGTCGGAATGATCATGATGGAGGACTATTTCGCAGCGATTTTAGCTGATTTAGAGAACGAGTTTACGGATATCGTAATTGACGAGGCACCATTTACGGACATTCAAAACCATTGGGCTAAGGAATATATTGATGTAGCCTACTATTATGGTATGATGAAGGGCAATGAAGATGGTACATTTAAGCCTGATGTGAAGGTGACACGTGCGCAAGCGATATCAGTCATTGTGAGAGCATTTGAATTAGAGGCTACGAAGGCGGCGCCATTCAAAGATATTAGCCAGTATCCACAAGATACACAAAATGAAATCGCCGCAGCTTATGAGGCTGGGTTAATTCTAGAAAATGGCGGTATCTTTAACCCGAAAGGGCAAATTACACGTGCGCAACTAGCGTTAATTTTACTGCGCTTATCAAATGGTTTTGTCGGGGAAGAGTACGTTCCAGAAACAATTGCACCATTTAAGGATATTGCCAATTTTGATCGTGAAACGCAAGTAGCGATTACATTTTTATATGATATTGGTGTAGTAGATGGGACAAGTGCAACAACGTTCTCACCAAAGGACAACTTAACACGAGCTCAATTAGCAAAAATTCTAGTATTAGCAATGTCAGAGCAATAA